The Gemmatimonadaceae bacterium genome contains a region encoding:
- the gyrA gene encoding DNA gyrase subunit A: MTAPNNRERIVSRLIDEEIKESFINYSMSVIVSRALPDVRDGLKPVHRRVLYAMNELGLVPGRPYKKSATVVGDVLGKYHPHGDVSVYDALVRMVQDFSLRYPLVDGQGNFGSVDGDSAAAYRYTEARLMPLATDLLSDIDKNTVEFAPNFDDRLQEPKVLPAGFPNLLVNGSSGIAVGMATNIPPHNLREVVNAVVHLIDNPDATPGDVRKLIKGPDFPTGGYIYGRQGIRDYQDTGRGRIVMRARAVIEEKESSNKSQIVVTEIPYQVNKSKLVEQIAALHSEKKVEGLSDLRDESDRDGMRIVIELKRDAIPRVVLNQLYKHSQMQATFGVINLALVPDAHTGQLVPKVMPLKELLEHYITHRHEVIVRRTQYDLDKALEREHILEGLKIAVDNIDEVIKLIRKAEDTPQASGQLQRRFKLSEKQADAILNMRLAKLTGLEREKLEEELTEVRAQIKEFRGILASRDRRMKILTDELQQIAAKFGDERRTEITSDEGEFTIEDLIAEEDMVVTVSHSGYIKRTSVSTYKKQRRGGRGNNGQALKDEDFIEHLFIASTHDYILFFTDDGRCYWLKVHEIPQAGRAAKGKAVVNLINVSADTKISAMVPVREFSESQYLLFATRQGTVKKTALSQYANPRTTGIKAIKVEPDDQLIDVQVTSGNNDIVLATQHGLSIRFHEQDVREMGRDTTGVKGVELREGDIVKGMVVIKREATLLVVTEKGMGKCSPIDEYRVQKRGGKGIITLNRTDKTGDVVALKEVLPDDELMLITKHGVVIRMPVKGIRVSGRNTQGVKLVNLDEGDRVCDVARVVIEDDEQGGGDEGDEPVTLAPEEEQ; the protein is encoded by the coding sequence ATGACCGCCCCGAACAACCGCGAACGCATCGTTTCCCGGCTCATCGACGAAGAGATCAAAGAGTCGTTCATCAACTATTCGATGAGCGTCATCGTGTCGCGCGCGCTGCCCGATGTGCGCGACGGACTCAAGCCCGTGCACCGGCGGGTGTTGTACGCGATGAACGAGCTGGGGCTCGTGCCGGGGCGGCCGTACAAGAAATCGGCGACGGTGGTCGGCGATGTGTTAGGCAAATACCATCCGCACGGCGACGTGAGCGTCTACGATGCGCTCGTGCGCATGGTGCAGGACTTCTCCCTGCGCTATCCGCTGGTAGACGGCCAGGGGAATTTCGGCTCCGTGGACGGCGACAGCGCGGCCGCCTACCGGTACACCGAAGCGCGCCTCATGCCGCTGGCGACCGACCTTCTGTCGGATATCGACAAGAACACGGTCGAGTTCGCGCCTAACTTCGACGACCGGCTGCAGGAGCCGAAGGTCCTGCCGGCCGGATTCCCCAACTTGTTGGTGAACGGGTCGTCGGGCATCGCGGTCGGCATGGCGACCAACATTCCGCCGCACAACCTGCGGGAAGTCGTGAACGCAGTGGTGCATCTGATCGACAATCCGGACGCGACGCCGGGCGATGTGCGCAAGCTGATCAAGGGCCCGGATTTTCCGACGGGCGGCTACATCTACGGGCGCCAGGGCATCCGGGATTATCAGGACACGGGCCGCGGACGGATCGTGATGCGGGCGCGCGCGGTGATCGAGGAGAAGGAGTCCTCGAACAAGTCGCAAATCGTAGTCACGGAAATTCCGTATCAGGTCAACAAGTCGAAGCTGGTCGAGCAGATCGCGGCGCTGCACAGCGAAAAGAAGGTCGAGGGCTTGTCCGACCTGCGCGACGAGTCGGACCGCGACGGCATGCGCATCGTGATCGAGCTCAAGCGCGATGCGATTCCGCGCGTGGTGCTCAACCAGCTGTACAAGCACTCGCAGATGCAGGCCACCTTCGGCGTCATCAACCTGGCGCTCGTGCCGGATGCGCACACTGGCCAGCTCGTGCCGAAGGTGATGCCGCTCAAGGAGCTGCTCGAGCACTACATCACGCACCGCCACGAGGTCATCGTTAGGCGGACGCAGTACGATCTCGACAAGGCGCTCGAGCGGGAGCACATCCTCGAGGGGCTCAAGATCGCCGTCGACAACATCGACGAGGTGATCAAGCTCATTCGCAAGGCCGAGGACACTCCGCAGGCCAGCGGCCAGCTGCAGCGGCGGTTCAAGCTGTCGGAAAAGCAGGCGGACGCGATCCTCAACATGCGGCTCGCCAAGCTCACCGGGCTGGAGCGCGAGAAGCTCGAGGAAGAGCTGACCGAAGTGCGCGCGCAGATCAAGGAGTTCCGCGGCATTCTGGCGTCGCGCGATCGTCGCATGAAGATCCTCACGGACGAGTTGCAACAGATCGCCGCGAAATTCGGCGACGAACGGCGCACCGAGATCACGAGCGACGAAGGCGAATTCACGATCGAGGACCTGATCGCCGAAGAGGACATGGTGGTCACCGTGTCGCACTCCGGCTACATCAAGCGCACGTCGGTATCGACGTACAAGAAGCAGCGGCGCGGTGGACGCGGGAACAACGGGCAGGCGCTCAAAGACGAAGACTTCATCGAGCATCTCTTCATCGCATCGACGCACGATTACATCCTGTTCTTCACCGACGACGGGCGCTGCTACTGGCTCAAGGTGCACGAGATCCCGCAGGCGGGCCGTGCGGCGAAGGGCAAGGCGGTGGTCAACCTGATCAACGTCTCGGCCGACACCAAGATCTCGGCCATGGTACCCGTGCGAGAGTTCAGCGAATCGCAGTATCTGCTGTTCGCGACACGGCAGGGGACGGTGAAGAAAACGGCGCTGTCGCAGTACGCGAATCCGCGGACCACGGGCATCAAGGCGATCAAGGTCGAGCCCGACGATCAGTTGATCGACGTGCAGGTGACGAGCGGCAACAACGACATCGTGCTCGCCACGCAGCACGGCTTGTCGATCCGGTTCCACGAACAGGATGTGCGCGAGATGGGCCGTGACACGACGGGTGTGAAAGGCGTCGAGTTGCGAGAGGGCGACATCGTGAAGGGGATGGTGGTGATCAAGCGCGAGGCAACGCTGCTCGTCGTCACCGAGAAGGGCATGGGCAAGTGCTCGCCCATCGACGAATACCGCGTGCAGAAGCGCGGCGGCAAAGGGATCATCACGCTCAATCGCACCGACAAGACCGGCGACGTGGTTGCGCTCAAGGAAGTGCTGCCGGACGATGAACTGATGCTGATCACCAAGCACGGTGTGGTGATTCGAATGCCGGTGAAGGGTATTCGCGTGAGCGGCCGCAACACGCAGGGTGTGAAGCTCGTCAACCTCGACGAGGGTGATCGGGTGTGCGACGTGGCGCGTGTGGTGATCGAGGACGACGAGCAGGGCGGCGGCGATGAAGGCGATGAACCGGTGACGCTCGCGCCGGAGGAAGAGCAGTAG
- a CDS encoding threonine/serine dehydratase: MTSTAPSTSTRLVSLADIRAAAGVLRGVAVRTPLLPADDLALTIGLGAGELFVKPEMLQRGGAFKFRGAYTFLSRLTEEQRARGVVAPSSGNHAQAVALAARLFGVPATVVMPTTVTAAKRAGAQRLGARIELAGTTTADRMARAAELVAAEGMTLVPPYDNHVIIAGQGTTGLEIAEDVPNVETVLVPVGGGGLSAGVATAIKALAPRARVIGVEPRGAPKLTRAREHGAPVRLAKTSGLADGLLAVEIGAIPFAHHQAFIDDVVLVDDAAMREAVRYLLDRLKIVAEPSGAITVAALQAGLVEARGVTVAILSGGNIEWSGLRELLADG, from the coding sequence ATGACGTCGACGGCGCCGTCCACCAGCACGCGTCTCGTTAGTCTCGCCGACATTCGCGCCGCGGCGGGCGTGCTGCGAGGCGTGGCGGTGCGAACGCCGTTGTTGCCGGCCGACGATCTGGCACTGACCATCGGGCTCGGAGCGGGCGAGCTCTTCGTGAAGCCCGAGATGCTCCAGCGGGGCGGCGCGTTCAAGTTCCGCGGCGCGTACACGTTCCTGTCCCGCCTTACGGAAGAGCAGCGCGCGCGGGGCGTGGTCGCGCCCTCCTCAGGGAATCACGCGCAGGCGGTTGCGTTGGCGGCGCGGCTGTTCGGCGTGCCGGCCACGGTGGTGATGCCGACCACCGTCACGGCGGCGAAGCGCGCGGGCGCCCAACGGTTAGGCGCCCGGATCGAGCTGGCCGGCACGACGACGGCGGACCGCATGGCGCGCGCCGCGGAACTCGTGGCGGCGGAGGGGATGACGCTGGTGCCGCCTTACGACAACCACGTCATCATCGCGGGCCAGGGCACCACCGGCCTCGAAATCGCCGAGGATGTGCCTAACGTGGAGACGGTGCTCGTGCCGGTGGGCGGCGGCGGGTTGAGCGCGGGCGTCGCGACGGCGATCAAGGCGCTGGCGCCGCGCGCCCGCGTGATCGGCGTCGAGCCCCGCGGGGCTCCGAAGCTCACGCGGGCCCGCGAGCACGGGGCGCCCGTGCGTCTCGCGAAGACATCCGGCCTCGCGGACGGCCTGCTGGCGGTCGAGATCGGCGCGATTCCATTCGCGCACCATCAGGCGTTCATCGATGACGTGGTGCTCGTCGACGACGCGGCCATGCGCGAAGCGGTGCGCTACCTGCTCGACCGTCTCAAGATCGTGGCGGAGCCGAGCGGTGCGATCACGGTTGCGGCGCTACAGGCGGGACTCGTGGAGGCGCGCGGCGTGACGGTAGCCATCTTGAGCGGGGGCAACATCGAGTGGTCGGGGCTCCGCGAGCTACTGGCGGATGGATAG
- a CDS encoding diguanylate cyclase produces the protein MDRPRILIADEDDVLARTISWLLKEQGFDVTVTLGGERVLEALAEHEPDLMMFDVMMRGVDGYDLLHRINADPRWRDMPVLVVSALPTDEATARLLSLGATDFVSKPFHVRELLARIRMQLRVRQELLHARSALRSTEVELDRVRAEAENRRKIVDILHEVTGDFSSEELYHILVRRVARALDISHCSLVLARPGDQVGVVAAAYEAPGLAHLEIRLERYPEIRAALETGEPVLIEDVDASALYNDVRLDWAAAGTLVPYRSVVALPFRLDGEQAGVIFLRTLLDEAPLATSDVEFADTVVRAAVAAIRRAQMIESTRADKARFEVLALTDPLTQTHNRRALMERLTSELERARRYALHLSVLMVDLDHFKAINDSYGHVVGDEVLRGVSRVLQREARAVDVVARFGGEEFVVVLPETGEEGAVALAERIRARVEETPPVTGGEYGWLRVTVSIGVATVPSPRVNSPEELIAVADEALYRAKAQGRNRVCS, from the coding sequence ATGGATAGGCCGCGGATTCTGATCGCCGACGAGGACGACGTCCTCGCGCGCACCATCTCGTGGCTGCTCAAAGAGCAGGGATTCGACGTCACCGTTACGTTAGGCGGTGAGCGCGTCCTCGAGGCCCTCGCGGAGCACGAGCCCGACCTCATGATGTTCGACGTCATGATGCGCGGCGTGGATGGATACGATCTCCTGCACCGCATCAACGCCGATCCGCGGTGGCGCGACATGCCGGTGCTGGTCGTCTCGGCGCTGCCGACCGATGAGGCCACCGCGCGGCTGCTGAGCCTCGGCGCCACGGACTTCGTGAGCAAGCCGTTTCACGTGCGCGAGCTGCTCGCGCGCATCCGCATGCAGCTGCGCGTGCGCCAAGAGCTGCTGCACGCGCGCTCGGCGCTGCGGTCCACCGAAGTCGAGCTGGACCGCGTGCGCGCCGAAGCGGAGAACCGCCGCAAGATCGTCGACATCCTGCACGAGGTGACCGGCGACTTCTCGTCGGAAGAGCTGTACCACATTCTCGTTAGGCGGGTCGCGCGGGCGTTGGACATCTCGCACTGCTCGCTGGTGCTGGCCAGGCCGGGCGACCAGGTGGGCGTCGTGGCGGCGGCGTACGAGGCGCCCGGGCTGGCGCACCTCGAGATCCGCCTCGAGCGGTATCCGGAAATCCGCGCGGCGCTCGAGACCGGCGAGCCGGTGCTCATCGAAGATGTGGATGCGAGCGCGTTGTACAACGACGTACGCCTCGACTGGGCCGCAGCCGGCACGCTCGTGCCGTATCGGTCGGTGGTCGCCTTGCCGTTTCGTCTGGATGGCGAGCAGGCGGGTGTGATCTTTCTGCGCACGTTGTTGGACGAAGCGCCGCTCGCGACATCCGACGTCGAATTCGCCGACACCGTGGTGCGCGCGGCGGTGGCGGCGATCCGCCGCGCGCAGATGATCGAGTCCACCCGCGCCGACAAGGCGCGCTTCGAGGTGTTGGCGCTCACCGACCCGCTCACGCAAACGCACAACCGGCGCGCCCTCATGGAGCGCCTGACGTCGGAGCTCGAGCGCGCGCGCCGGTACGCGTTGCATCTCTCGGTGCTGATGGTGGACCTCGATCACTTCAAGGCGATCAACGATTCGTACGGCCACGTGGTGGGCGACGAGGTGCTGCGCGGTGTGTCACGCGTGCTGCAACGGGAGGCGCGCGCGGTGGACGTCGTGGCGCGGTTCGGCGGCGAGGAATTCGTGGTCGTGCTGCCGGAGACCGGCGAAGAGGGCGCCGTTGCGTTAGCCGAGCGCATTCGCGCGCGCGTCGAAGAAACGCCGCCGGTGACGGGAGGAGAGTACGGCTGGTTGCGCGTGACCGTGAGCATCGGTGTGGCGACGGTTCCATCGCCGCGCGTGAACTCGCCGGAAGAATTGATCGCCGTCGCCGACGAGGCGTTGTATCGCGCCAAGGCGCAAGGGCGCAACCGGGTGTGCTCGTGA
- a CDS encoding serine/threonine-protein kinase, producing MSQGTYCPTCGATYPEEARFCTRDGTRLESVSISPPPAAPAPPAQPAEAPGRAPSHARVFEPVHPEEARAARHSRRSRSSSAASAVPATDVREPAAEPAPLVGQTLDGRYRIEEKVGEGGMSFVYRATDTKTGDRLAIKMLSPALSRDDNAMARLRREAELGGKLAHPNVCHIIRLGGAPGGMVYVVMPFMDGELLCDRAIREGQLALGVVTQFVSEIAAGLHVAHELGIVHRDLKPENVMLCPRPDGTTRAVVMDFGLAKERRVGAEVRKLTATGIVLGTPEFMSPEQLRGKALDARSDIYSLGLMTYELLTGQLPFSGKTQQDMMIARLKGDPTPLRAMRPELGFSAGVEKVLLRSLARDPGDRYATAPLFASAFASAARER from the coding sequence GTGAGCCAGGGCACGTACTGTCCGACGTGCGGCGCGACCTATCCGGAGGAGGCGCGCTTCTGCACGCGCGACGGAACGCGCCTCGAAAGCGTGTCGATTTCGCCGCCGCCCGCGGCGCCCGCGCCGCCGGCGCAGCCGGCCGAGGCGCCGGGACGGGCGCCGTCGCACGCGCGGGTCTTCGAACCGGTGCATCCGGAGGAAGCGCGGGCGGCGCGCCACAGCAGGCGATCGCGATCGTCCTCGGCGGCGAGCGCGGTGCCGGCGACGGACGTTCGCGAGCCGGCGGCGGAACCGGCGCCGCTCGTTGGGCAGACGTTGGACGGACGGTACCGGATCGAGGAGAAGGTGGGAGAGGGCGGGATGTCCTTCGTGTACCGGGCGACGGACACGAAGACCGGCGACCGGCTGGCGATCAAGATGTTGTCGCCCGCGCTGAGCCGGGACGACAACGCGATGGCGCGCCTCAGGCGCGAAGCCGAGCTGGGCGGCAAGCTGGCGCACCCCAACGTCTGCCACATCATTCGGTTAGGCGGGGCCCCGGGCGGCATGGTGTACGTCGTGATGCCGTTCATGGACGGCGAGCTGCTGTGCGACCGCGCGATCCGCGAAGGGCAGCTTGCGTTAGGCGTCGTGACCCAGTTCGTGTCGGAGATTGCCGCGGGGCTGCACGTGGCCCACGAGCTCGGCATCGTGCACCGGGACCTGAAGCCGGAGAACGTGATGCTGTGCCCGCGGCCCGACGGGACGACGCGGGCGGTCGTGATGGATTTCGGGCTGGCCAAGGAACGACGCGTGGGCGCCGAAGTGCGCAAGCTGACGGCGACGGGGATCGTATTGGGCACGCCGGAGTTCATGAGCCCCGAACAATTGCGCGGCAAGGCCCTCGATGCGAGGAGCGACATCTACTCGCTCGGTCTCATGACGTACGAGCTGCTCACGGGGCAGCTGCCGTTCTCGGGCAAGACGCAGCAGGACATGATGATCGCGCGGCTCAAGGGCGACCCTACCCCGCTGCGGGCGATGCGTCCCGAGCTCGGGTTTTCGGCGGGCGTGGAGAAGGTCCTGCTGCGCAGCCTGGCCCGGGATCCGGGGGACCGGTACGCGACGGCGCCGCTGTTCGCTTCGGCATTCGCGTCGGCTGCTCGGGAGCGCTGA
- a CDS encoding thiamine pyrophosphate-dependent enzyme, protein MQRFAAFDPPEYTAWTRVDEDVDAYRETIVRDASRAAVVAALDEESRLSLYRALVRNRLTDVALKRMVRQGVISKAWLGTGEEAATIGPVHALRRGADAGRAAQRDVAAPMIRNGGACLELGMSVADTLRAYMGTMDGPSHGRDGHYGDLSKGVLAPISHVGDIVPVVTGIALSFRLRGQDAVAMTWIGDGSTKAGVAHEGLNFAAVQRAPVVFIIQNNQVALGTRLDQHHAAAGRGNFADWPRAYGMWGGVFDGNNVLDAYAAAALAVSRCRNGDGPALLVAETFRMGGHATHDEAEARHTFPPSLFSSWGRRDPVALYEEYLCDSGISRARLAEIAADAAAEVERGEADALESRAQRMPAGSSAIDGVYAAGGS, encoded by the coding sequence ATGCAGCGTTTTGCAGCCTTCGATCCGCCGGAGTACACGGCGTGGACGCGCGTCGACGAGGACGTCGATGCGTATCGCGAGACCATTGTGCGGGACGCGTCGCGCGCGGCAGTGGTGGCGGCGCTGGATGAAGAGAGCCGGCTCTCGCTCTATCGCGCACTGGTGCGCAACCGGCTGACGGATGTCGCGCTCAAGCGGATGGTGCGGCAGGGCGTGATTTCCAAGGCGTGGTTAGGCACCGGTGAGGAGGCAGCGACCATTGGCCCGGTGCACGCGCTCAGGCGCGGCGCCGATGCCGGGCGCGCCGCGCAACGCGACGTGGCGGCGCCGATGATCCGGAATGGCGGCGCGTGCCTGGAGTTGGGCATGTCGGTCGCCGACACGCTGCGGGCGTACATGGGCACGATGGACGGACCGTCGCACGGGCGCGACGGGCACTACGGTGATCTGTCGAAGGGCGTGCTGGCGCCGATCAGCCACGTGGGCGACATCGTGCCGGTGGTGACGGGCATCGCGCTGTCGTTCCGGCTGCGCGGGCAGGATGCGGTGGCGATGACGTGGATCGGCGACGGCAGCACCAAGGCGGGTGTCGCGCACGAAGGGCTCAACTTCGCGGCGGTGCAGCGCGCGCCGGTGGTGTTCATCATCCAGAACAACCAGGTGGCGTTAGGCACGCGGCTCGACCAGCACCATGCCGCGGCGGGCCGCGGGAACTTCGCCGATTGGCCCAGGGCGTACGGGATGTGGGGCGGCGTGTTCGATGGGAACAACGTGCTCGACGCGTACGCGGCGGCGGCGTTGGCCGTGTCGCGATGCCGGAACGGCGACGGGCCGGCGCTGCTCGTGGCCGAGACGTTCCGGATGGGCGGTCACGCGACCCACGACGAGGCGGAGGCGCGGCACACGTTCCCGCCTTCGCTGTTTTCGTCGTGGGGGAGGCGCGATCCGGTCGCGCTCTACGAGGAGTACTTGTGTGATTCGGGTATCTCGCGCGCCCGTCTCGCCGAGATCGCGGCCGACGCGGCGGCAGAAGTGGAGCGCGGCGAGGCGGACGCATTGGAGAGCCGGGCCCAGCGTATGCCGGCCGGGTCGAGCGCGATCGACGGCGTGTACGCGGCGGGCGGGTCCTAA
- a CDS encoding PQQ-dependent sugar dehydrogenase, with the protein MRWWLCIVGIVLAAVTACSTQERGASPTSPVDSTSKALAGQLTVPAGFQVGYFARDLPGVRFMAPGADGAVYASEPAAGKVVRVWDVNGDGVADSVATAVSDLDRPHGLAFHGGYLYIANTGSIVRVRLGADGRATDAPEMLARISGGGGHWTRTIVFGPDSMMYVSIGSTCNLCVETDSERASVMRFDADGKHGQRFAFGLRNAVGMAVNPVTNDIWVSQNERDNLPPDHQNLPPEEINILHSGGDYGWPYCYSESGRAVPNPEYNDAARCAPTIPAALEMQAHSAPLGMAFLAGATEFPAEYRGDLLVAFHGSWDRDVPTGAKVVRVRVANGLPASYEDFVAGWQRADGSRWGRPVDVMVYRDGSVLVSDDLANAIYRVWH; encoded by the coding sequence ATGCGGTGGTGGCTGTGCATCGTTGGCATCGTGTTGGCGGCGGTCACGGCGTGTTCGACGCAAGAGCGCGGGGCATCGCCGACGTCGCCGGTGGACAGCACGAGCAAGGCGCTCGCGGGCCAGCTGACGGTCCCCGCGGGATTCCAGGTCGGGTACTTCGCACGCGACCTGCCCGGCGTGCGATTCATGGCGCCCGGCGCCGATGGCGCCGTGTACGCGAGCGAGCCGGCCGCCGGGAAAGTGGTGCGCGTGTGGGACGTGAACGGCGATGGGGTCGCGGACAGCGTGGCGACCGCGGTGAGCGACCTCGACCGTCCGCACGGCCTCGCGTTCCACGGCGGATACCTCTACATCGCCAACACCGGCAGCATCGTTCGGGTTCGGTTAGGCGCTGACGGCCGCGCGACAGACGCGCCGGAAATGCTGGCGCGGATTTCGGGTGGCGGCGGGCACTGGACGCGAACGATCGTCTTCGGACCGGACAGCATGATGTACGTCTCGATCGGCTCGACGTGCAATCTCTGCGTCGAGACCGACTCCGAGCGCGCCTCGGTGATGCGCTTCGACGCCGATGGCAAGCACGGACAGCGATTCGCGTTCGGTCTTCGCAACGCGGTGGGAATGGCGGTGAATCCGGTGACCAACGACATCTGGGTGTCGCAGAACGAGCGGGACAATCTGCCGCCGGACCATCAGAACCTGCCGCCGGAGGAGATCAACATCCTGCACTCGGGCGGCGACTACGGATGGCCGTACTGCTACTCGGAGAGCGGCCGGGCGGTGCCCAACCCGGAGTACAACGACGCGGCGCGCTGCGCGCCGACGATTCCTGCCGCGCTCGAGATGCAGGCCCACTCGGCGCCGTTAGGCATGGCGTTTCTCGCCGGAGCGACCGAGTTCCCGGCGGAGTATCGCGGGGATCTGCTCGTGGCGTTCCACGGGTCCTGGGATCGGGACGTGCCGACGGGCGCGAAAGTCGTGCGGGTGCGCGTCGCCAACGGGCTGCCGGCATCGTACGAGGATTTCGTCGCCGGCTGGCAGCGGGCTGACGGCAGCCGTTGGGGTCGGCCGGTGGACGTGATGGTGTACCGGGATGGCTCGGTGCTGGTGAGCGACGACCTGGCGAACGCGATCTATCGCGTGTGGCATTGA
- a CDS encoding formyltransferase family protein, with translation MDERISTVLLCHAEEPLHTVGIARWLHATSDLRGIVRVHDSRRTFWRRVKREWRRGGAMAMLDIVAFRVYYRLERASHDAAWERATLDALTREWPAVPADIPVLDTSRPNGTECEAFIRRCAPDAVVALCKHILQPRIFEIPHAGTLIFHDGIAPEYRNAHGCFWAMATGDFDRVGLTVLRADRGVDTGPIFGYFRCAFDAARESYVEISSRVLLDNLAEITDLLRRIVTGDATPIPTNGKTSAVWGQPRLTAYLKLKRRLKQRRA, from the coding sequence GTGGACGAGCGCATCTCGACGGTCCTCCTCTGCCATGCGGAGGAGCCGCTGCATACGGTCGGCATCGCGCGGTGGCTGCACGCCACCAGCGATCTGCGCGGCATCGTCCGCGTCCACGATTCCCGGCGGACGTTCTGGCGTCGCGTCAAGCGCGAGTGGCGTCGCGGCGGCGCGATGGCGATGCTCGACATCGTCGCCTTCCGCGTTTATTACCGGCTCGAGCGGGCGTCGCACGATGCGGCCTGGGAGCGCGCGACGCTGGATGCGTTGACGCGCGAATGGCCCGCGGTGCCCGCCGACATCCCCGTCCTCGACACCTCGCGGCCTAACGGAACAGAGTGCGAGGCGTTCATCCGGCGCTGCGCGCCGGACGCCGTGGTCGCACTGTGCAAGCACATCCTGCAGCCGCGCATCTTCGAGATTCCGCACGCCGGCACGCTCATCTTCCATGACGGGATCGCGCCCGAGTACCGCAACGCCCATGGCTGCTTCTGGGCGATGGCGACGGGCGATTTCGACCGCGTCGGCCTCACGGTATTGCGCGCCGATCGCGGCGTCGACACCGGTCCGATCTTCGGCTATTTCCGCTGCGCGTTCGACGCCGCCCGCGAGTCGTACGTCGAAATCTCGAGCCGCGTGCTGCTGGACAACCTCGCGGAGATCACGGATCTGCTCCGGCGTATCGTCACGGGCGACGCGACGCCGATCCCGACCAACGGAAAAACGTCGGCTGTCTGGGGACAGCCGCGGCTCACGGCCTACCTGAAACTCAAGCGACGCTTGAAACAGCGGAGGGCGTAA
- a CDS encoding polysaccharide deacetylase family protein encodes MRAIGLEYHDVVADGDFDASGFPGAAAASYKLTVQRFEAHLRAIASRRVHVARADALSLVPAGTTPVFLTFDDGGASALSTTGLCLAHFGWVGHFLITTSRIGTRGFLDASQVRAVHEAGHVIGSHSCTHPLRFSALDGRSMLREWADSREALEQILGAAVTVASVPGGYFRRIAAMTAAEAGLRTLFTSEPVSSVRTVAGCLVLGRCSIRRATLPEEAADLASVRLAPRARQWVVWNGKKAVKAAGGRAYLSAREWLFERGAPGQPMGMVVAPAPKRRRPVS; translated from the coding sequence ATGCGCGCCATCGGACTGGAGTATCACGACGTCGTTGCGGACGGGGACTTCGACGCGAGTGGTTTCCCCGGCGCGGCGGCCGCGAGCTACAAGCTGACGGTGCAACGTTTCGAGGCGCATCTGCGGGCGATCGCCTCGCGCCGCGTCCATGTGGCGCGGGCGGACGCGTTGTCGCTGGTGCCCGCGGGGACGACGCCCGTGTTCCTGACGTTCGACGACGGCGGCGCCAGTGCGCTCTCGACGACGGGCCTGTGCCTGGCGCATTTCGGTTGGGTGGGCCATTTCCTGATCACCACATCGCGGATCGGTACGCGTGGATTTCTGGACGCGTCGCAAGTCCGCGCCGTGCACGAGGCGGGTCACGTGATCGGCAGCCACTCGTGCACGCATCCGCTCCGCTTTTCTGCGTTAGACGGGCGATCCATGCTCCGTGAATGGGCGGACAGCCGCGAAGCGCTGGAGCAGATCCTCGGCGCCGCGGTGACGGTTGCGTCGGTTCCCGGCGGCTATTTTCGCCGAATCGCTGCCATGACGGCGGCCGAGGCAGGTCTGCGCACGCTGTTCACATCGGAACCGGTGTCGAGCGTGCGTACGGTTGCGGGGTGTCTGGTGCTGGGGCGTTGCTCGATACGCCGGGCGACGCTGCCCGAGGAGGCCGCCGATCTTGCATCGGTGCGTCTCGCGCCGCGCGCACGCCAGTGGGTGGTGTGGAACGGCAAGAAAGCGGTGAAGGCTGCCGGTGGGCGGGCGTATCTCTCGGCGCGCGAGTGGTTGTTCGAGCGCGGTGCACCAGGACAGCCGATGGGGATGGTCGTCGCTCCGGCGCCGAAGCGGCGGCGGCCAGTGTCCTAA